In a genomic window of Virgibacillus sp. SK37:
- a CDS encoding GNAT family N-acetyltransferase — protein sequence MRNSLPELETERLILRRITENDLHDMNEYGGCKEVSQFVSWETHQSLEDTKTFLDLVLQGYAQGESYFWGLILKENNKLIGTINYVTWNQKHRVGEIGYVLSHTCWRRGLMTEAATEVIRFGFREGGLVRIQAKCFLENTGSEGVMKKCGMTYEGTLRQAMYAKGKQHDLKLYAIIKNDDCK from the coding sequence GTGAGAAATAGTTTACCAGAATTAGAAACAGAAAGGCTTATTCTAAGAAGAATTACGGAGAATGATCTTCATGATATGAACGAATACGGGGGCTGTAAAGAGGTATCTCAATTCGTTTCATGGGAAACGCATCAGTCGCTGGAGGATACAAAAACTTTCTTAGATTTAGTTTTACAAGGCTATGCACAGGGCGAGTCATATTTTTGGGGCCTTATTCTAAAGGAGAATAATAAGTTAATTGGAACAATCAATTATGTTACTTGGAATCAAAAACACCGAGTAGGTGAAATTGGCTATGTACTATCCCACACGTGTTGGAGAAGAGGCTTGATGACAGAAGCCGCAACAGAAGTTATCCGATTTGGCTTCAGAGAAGGAGGACTTGTTCGGATTCAAGCGAAATGTTTTCTGGAGAATACAGGTTCGGAGGGCGTCATGAAAAAGTGTGGAATGACGTATGAAGGAACACTGAGACAGGCGATGTATGCAAAAGGAAAGCAACATGACTTAAAATTGTATGCGATTATTAAAAATGATGATTGTAAATAG
- a CDS encoding ribonucleotide-diphosphate reductase subunit beta: MSEVMLSKAKTLEPRNPNKSTGLFGGESSGILNWNDIAYPHWYKIYKRLIGNYWQADEVNMAGDVKQFSTLSEAEKEAYLKIIGLLSTLDGPQTRTALLISLYATDPSVQSIMAVIAQQEAVHNESYSYVLASVVSLDEQNESFQLGRKDPVLLKRNENLVNQYNSFVEKPTMDNILKTLAYTALLEGMFFYSGFAFFYNLARHNKMVGTSTMISYINRDELEHGRFIAELFRATLAENPEHNTEEFVEWVYDHFKQSVELETEWSNYVLGNVEGIDLEEMEGYIKYRANKMLRMMGLKELYPEHVENPMKWIRAYVDNFDGTKTDFFEQKSRQYTKTSDLNGFDDL; encoded by the coding sequence ATGTCAGAAGTTATGCTTTCTAAAGCAAAGACTTTAGAGCCGCGTAATCCAAATAAGTCCACAGGCTTATTTGGGGGGGAATCAAGCGGGATATTGAATTGGAATGATATTGCATATCCACATTGGTATAAGATATACAAGCGGCTGATCGGGAATTATTGGCAGGCTGATGAGGTAAATATGGCAGGGGATGTAAAACAATTTTCCACATTATCAGAAGCGGAGAAAGAGGCATATTTAAAGATCATCGGATTATTGTCCACATTAGATGGCCCACAAACACGGACTGCTTTACTAATTTCGTTATATGCAACAGATCCGTCCGTACAATCAATCATGGCGGTAATTGCCCAGCAAGAAGCTGTGCATAATGAAAGTTATTCGTATGTACTTGCTTCCGTTGTCTCATTGGATGAACAAAACGAATCCTTTCAGCTTGGAAGAAAAGATCCTGTGTTGTTGAAACGGAATGAAAACTTAGTAAACCAATACAATTCATTTGTGGAAAAACCTACAATGGATAACATTCTAAAAACCCTAGCGTACACTGCGTTACTTGAAGGAATGTTCTTCTATTCTGGCTTTGCATTTTTCTATAATCTGGCTCGTCATAACAAAATGGTTGGTACTTCCACGATGATTAGTTATATTAATAGAGATGAACTAGAGCACGGCCGTTTCATTGCTGAGCTATTCAGAGCAACATTGGCAGAAAATCCGGAACATAATACAGAAGAATTTGTTGAATGGGTATACGATCACTTTAAGCAGTCAGTAGAACTGGAAACAGAATGGTCGAATTATGTATTGGGAAATGTAGAGGGAATAGATTTAGAGGAAATGGAAGGCTATATTAAATACCGTGCAAATAAAATGCTCCGGATGATGGGATTGAAAGAATTATATCCAGAGCATGTGGAGAATCCAATGAAGTGGATTCGTGCATATGTGGATAACTTTGATGGAACTAAAACTGATTTCTTTGAACAAAAATCAAGACAGTACACCAAAACAAGTGATTTAAACGGATTTGACGATCTATAA
- a CDS encoding ABC transporter ATP-binding protein yields MLDLKDISITFNEGTPDEKKALTDINLNLKKGDFVTIIGSNGAGKSTLMNTISGNLYPDVGDVLINGRQVVHLPEYKRSAFIGRVFQDPMAGTAPSMTIEENLAMAYARNKKRKLVFGVTKKRKEMFRDQLKTLNLGLENRLNAKVGFLSGGERQALSLLMTTFTDPDILLLDEHTAALDPSRAALITELTKEVVANSGLTTLMVTHNMQQALDLGNRLVMMDKGQIIFEVSGKAKRGLRVEDLLREFQRIRGEQFESDRAVLG; encoded by the coding sequence ATGTTGGATTTAAAAGATATTTCCATTACCTTCAATGAAGGTACTCCAGACGAGAAGAAGGCATTGACAGATATAAACCTCAATCTTAAAAAGGGAGATTTTGTTACTATAATTGGAAGCAATGGGGCAGGAAAATCAACCTTGATGAATACTATCTCCGGTAATCTATACCCTGATGTTGGAGATGTGTTAATCAATGGACGACAGGTTGTCCATTTACCGGAATACAAACGTTCGGCCTTTATCGGACGTGTATTTCAAGATCCAATGGCAGGTACAGCCCCCTCGATGACAATTGAAGAAAATTTGGCAATGGCCTATGCGCGTAATAAAAAAAGAAAGCTTGTATTTGGTGTAACTAAAAAAAGGAAAGAGATGTTCAGAGACCAATTAAAGACACTGAACCTTGGTCTGGAAAACAGATTGAATGCGAAAGTAGGTTTTTTATCAGGTGGAGAAAGGCAGGCATTATCTCTTTTAATGACCACTTTTACTGACCCGGATATTTTGTTGTTAGATGAACATACAGCTGCTTTAGATCCCTCACGTGCAGCGTTAATAACAGAGCTTACAAAAGAGGTTGTCGCCAATTCAGGACTTACTACGCTGATGGTTACACATAATATGCAGCAAGCCTTGGATTTAGGTAATCGTTTGGTAATGATGGATAAAGGTCAAATTATTTTTGAAGTAAGCGGAAAGGCGAAGCGTGGTTTAAGGGTGGAAGATTTATTACGCGAGTTCCAGCGTATAAGAGGTGAGCAATTCGAAAGTGATCGAGCGGTTCTGGGTTAA
- a CDS encoding ABC transporter permease has product MLIAMFGAVESGIIYAIMALGVYLTFRILDFPDLTVDGSFVTGGAVAAISIINGVPPVIATIFAIGAGFLAGCITGLLHTKGKINALLAGILMMTALYSINLRIMDTPTLSLLNETTIFTQLQTIWGNTGVDQALNGLLTAMGADRLPSTWAFLLVMLVITITIKLVTDFYLKTEIGLALRAIGDNKRMIRSLSANTDNLTIIGVGISNGLVALAGALIAQLGGFADVGMGIGMIVIGLASVIIGEALFGTKTVARATIAVIGGAIIYRMIVTVALRFDFVETGDMKLMTALIVIAALITPKIVHARKEKQRRLQKRAQLHQHAKGA; this is encoded by the coding sequence ATGCTAATAGCTATGTTTGGTGCAGTAGAATCAGGAATCATTTATGCAATAATGGCATTGGGAGTTTATTTAACCTTTCGTATTTTAGATTTCCCGGATTTAACTGTAGATGGCAGTTTCGTTACCGGAGGTGCCGTCGCAGCAATCTCAATTATTAACGGAGTCCCACCGGTTATAGCTACTATATTTGCAATTGGAGCAGGTTTTCTTGCAGGATGTATTACCGGTTTATTGCATACAAAGGGTAAAATTAACGCCCTGCTTGCAGGGATTCTCATGATGACTGCACTCTATTCCATTAATTTAAGGATCATGGATACGCCTACTCTATCGCTATTAAATGAAACAACCATTTTCACCCAACTGCAAACGATTTGGGGTAATACCGGTGTTGATCAGGCCTTAAATGGTTTATTAACAGCGATGGGTGCGGATCGATTGCCAAGCACGTGGGCCTTTTTACTCGTTATGCTAGTAATTACAATCACTATAAAATTAGTAACTGATTTTTACCTTAAGACAGAAATTGGTTTAGCACTAAGAGCGATTGGTGACAACAAACGTATGATTCGCAGCTTATCAGCAAATACAGATAATCTGACAATCATTGGTGTAGGAATTTCCAATGGATTGGTAGCTCTTGCTGGTGCTTTAATTGCTCAACTTGGAGGCTTTGCAGATGTTGGAATGGGGATAGGTATGATTGTAATAGGGCTCGCCTCCGTAATTATTGGTGAAGCATTATTTGGCACCAAAACCGTTGCCAGAGCGACTATTGCGGTAATCGGAGGAGCTATTATATATCGTATGATCGTTACAGTTGCTCTGCGTTTTGACTTTGTAGAAACAGGAGATATGAAGCTAATGACTGCTCTTATAGTAATAGCAGCATTAATTACACCTAAAATAGTACACGCGCGAAAAGAAAAGCAGCGTCGTTTACAGAAACGAGCACAACTTCATCAACATGCAAAGGGGGCGTAA
- a CDS encoding LysR family transcriptional regulator — protein sequence MELRQLKYFIEVAKREHVTEAADALHVAQSAVSRQIFNLEEELGVNLFIREGRNVRLTPIGRVFLDHMEQALNVIDDGVQVVEEYTDPQRGTIHIGFPSSLAAYILPTAISAFRNQYPNVKFELNQGSYYDLKNAVIRGESNIALLGPVPLNEKRLKHSILFTEKIVALLPEQHRLAQEKALHLNQLRDDSFVLFPEGFVLHDIIIKACRQLGFSPKVSFEGKDIDAIKGLVSAGLGVSLVPEITLVDHLPRSTVKIPIKEPDVTRTVGVVIPAERQLLPTEKLFYEFIKQFFSRLESFQY from the coding sequence TTGGAACTACGACAATTAAAATATTTCATTGAAGTTGCCAAACGCGAGCATGTTACAGAGGCTGCTGATGCGCTACATGTTGCCCAGTCTGCAGTAAGTAGACAAATATTTAATCTTGAAGAAGAACTTGGTGTTAATCTTTTTATCAGGGAAGGCAGGAATGTAAGATTGACCCCTATTGGCAGGGTTTTTCTTGATCATATGGAGCAAGCATTGAACGTAATAGATGATGGGGTACAAGTAGTAGAAGAATATACAGACCCTCAAAGGGGTACCATTCATATCGGTTTTCCGAGCAGCTTGGCGGCTTATATTCTACCTACTGCTATTTCAGCTTTTCGAAATCAATACCCAAATGTAAAATTTGAATTGAATCAAGGTTCATATTATGATTTAAAGAATGCTGTAATTAGAGGTGAAAGTAATATAGCGTTGCTTGGACCTGTTCCACTTAATGAAAAAAGATTAAAGCACTCTATTCTATTTACAGAGAAAATTGTTGCATTATTACCAGAACAACATAGACTTGCCCAGGAAAAGGCATTACATCTTAATCAATTAAGGGACGATTCCTTTGTTCTTTTTCCAGAAGGCTTTGTATTACACGATATTATCATAAAGGCTTGCAGACAGCTTGGATTTTCACCTAAAGTTTCTTTTGAGGGAAAGGATATTGATGCCATTAAGGGACTGGTTTCTGCTGGGCTTGGTGTATCGTTGGTTCCTGAAATTACGCTTGTTGATCATTTACCACGTTCTACAGTGAAAATTCCCATTAAGGAACCAGATGTAACTCGTACAGTGGGTGTAGTTATCCCCGCAGAACGACAACTGCTGCCAACGGAAAAATTATTCTATGAATTTATAAAACAATTCTTTAGCAGACTAGAAAGCTTTCAATATTAA
- a CDS encoding ribonucleoside-diphosphate reductase subunit alpha, whose translation MEWINRAAKELPINTEKYIEKSLRAIQEDTSLEKITDILVKNALENIDESAPEWTFLASRIFLEELYRQAAKNRDFDVHLRYGNFYKLISTLTEQGIYATNLLNKYNEEEIEAFEKQLDPQRDLLFNYLGIHTIASRYLATDHNKNVMELPQERWMIIAMYLMQDEDKAQRAQLVQEAYWALSNLYMTVATPTLTNAGKTHGQLSSCFIDTVDDSLQSIYDSNTDIAKLSKNGGGIGVYMGKIRSRGSAIKGFKGMSSGVVPWIKQLNNTAVNVDQLGTRKGAIAIYLDAWHKDIEAFLDLKLNNGDDRMRAHDIFTGVCLPDYFMEQVDKRGDWYLFDPHEVRQVMGFSLEDFYDEEKGSGTWREKYEACIQNEDLSRTKVPAISIMKRIMKSQLESGTPFMFYRDEVNRQNSNEHEGIIYCSNLCTEITQNQSPTQFIEEFVENENTIVQKYKSGDYVVCNLSSINLGKAVPDGVLDRLLKIQVRMLDNVIDINTLPIKQTQLTNQKYRAIGLGTFGWHHLLAKKNIKWETDEAVNFADELYEEIAYLTIKNSMELSKEKGSYPVYEGSKWQTGEYFTNKGYTSDKWTGLKEEVKQNGMRNGYLMAVAPNSTTAMIAGSTASIDPVFKAFYNEEKKDFKIPVTAPELDHRTYDIYRRSAYIVDQRWSVKQNAARQKHVDQSISFNFYVPNTIKASVLLNLHLQAWQEGLKTTYYVRSTSNDVEECEWCQS comes from the coding sequence ATGGAATGGATTAACCGGGCAGCAAAAGAATTACCCATAAATACGGAAAAGTATATTGAAAAATCATTGAGAGCAATTCAAGAAGATACTTCTTTGGAAAAAATAACCGATATTTTAGTTAAGAATGCTTTAGAAAATATTGACGAATCTGCACCTGAATGGACGTTTCTTGCCAGCAGAATTTTTCTTGAGGAGCTATATCGTCAAGCTGCCAAAAACCGGGACTTTGATGTGCATCTACGTTATGGCAATTTTTATAAATTAATTAGTACGCTAACGGAGCAAGGAATTTATGCTACTAACCTATTAAATAAATATAATGAAGAAGAAATTGAGGCTTTTGAAAAGCAGCTTGATCCACAAAGAGATTTGCTGTTTAACTATTTAGGAATACATACCATAGCAAGTCGCTATCTTGCCACAGATCACAATAAGAATGTAATGGAGTTACCTCAGGAACGTTGGATGATAATTGCTATGTATTTAATGCAGGATGAGGATAAGGCGCAACGTGCACAACTTGTCCAGGAAGCATATTGGGCACTTAGCAACCTTTATATGACAGTGGCTACCCCAACGTTAACGAATGCCGGAAAAACGCATGGTCAGTTATCCAGTTGTTTTATCGATACAGTCGACGATAGTCTTCAATCTATTTATGACAGTAATACAGATATTGCCAAACTGTCGAAAAATGGCGGAGGAATTGGTGTATACATGGGTAAAATCCGTAGCCGCGGTAGTGCAATTAAAGGATTTAAAGGTATGTCCAGTGGTGTCGTCCCTTGGATTAAGCAGCTGAATAATACAGCTGTTAACGTGGATCAGTTGGGCACTCGTAAAGGGGCCATTGCCATTTATTTAGATGCATGGCATAAAGATATTGAAGCATTTCTTGATCTGAAGCTAAATAATGGAGATGACAGAATGCGCGCCCATGATATTTTTACAGGGGTTTGCTTGCCTGATTACTTTATGGAACAAGTGGACAAGCGGGGCGATTGGTATCTGTTTGACCCACATGAAGTACGACAGGTTATGGGTTTCTCCTTGGAAGATTTCTATGATGAAGAAAAGGGCAGCGGTACATGGCGCGAGAAGTACGAAGCATGTATTCAAAATGAAGATCTCTCCAGAACAAAGGTGCCAGCTATTTCTATTATGAAAAGGATAATGAAATCACAACTTGAATCAGGCACGCCATTCATGTTTTATCGTGACGAAGTGAATCGTCAGAACAGTAATGAACACGAAGGAATTATTTATTGCTCGAATTTATGCACAGAAATTACGCAAAATCAATCTCCAACGCAATTTATAGAAGAATTTGTAGAAAATGAAAACACGATTGTGCAAAAATATAAATCTGGTGATTACGTTGTTTGTAACTTAAGCTCAATTAATCTGGGAAAAGCTGTTCCCGACGGTGTGCTTGATCGTTTGTTAAAAATCCAAGTACGTATGTTGGATAACGTAATAGATATAAATACATTGCCAATTAAGCAAACACAATTAACAAACCAAAAATACCGAGCTATCGGCTTAGGTACATTCGGTTGGCATCATTTGCTTGCCAAGAAGAATATTAAATGGGAGACAGACGAAGCAGTGAATTTCGCTGATGAGTTGTATGAGGAAATTGCTTATTTAACCATTAAAAACAGTATGGAATTAAGTAAAGAAAAGGGTTCCTATCCTGTATATGAAGGCAGTAAGTGGCAAACGGGCGAATACTTCACCAATAAAGGGTATACGAGTGACAAATGGACAGGACTTAAAGAAGAAGTAAAGCAGAACGGAATGCGTAATGGCTATTTAATGGCTGTTGCACCAAACTCTACAACAGCGATGATTGCCGGTTCTACAGCTAGTATTGATCCTGTATTTAAAGCTTTTTACAACGAAGAAAAGAAGGATTTCAAGATTCCTGTTACGGCACCAGAATTAGATCATCGTACGTACGATATTTATCGCCGTTCTGCATATATTGTCGATCAACGTTGGTCTGTGAAACAAAATGCGGCTAGACAAAAGCACGTAGATCAAAGTATTTCATTCAACTTTTATGTGCCAAATACGATTAAAGCCTCTGTTTTGCTAAATCTTCACTTGCAGGCATGGCAGGAAGGATTAAAAACAACCTATTACGTACGTTCAACATCAAATGATGTCGAAGAATGTGAGTGGTGTCAAAGTTGA
- a CDS encoding ABC transporter substrate-binding protein: MKKVIGLAMLIAMVLLSACGSNNAAGSEGDKEKSEDAAKKETYTIGASQIVEHPSLDAAYEGFQAALREAGLDVEYDFQSAQGDQNNVKPISDNFVADQVDLIFANSTPSALGALQATKDIPIVFTSVTDAVDAGLVSSMDEPGENITGVVDLHPEQIDQTIEFLNKNFAGATIGMLYNAGEQNSVTQIEAVRKAAEGTDLKIEERTVANSAEVQQAANSLVSDIDVFYIITDNTVVSALDSVVGVANEQDIPLIVGEPDSLAKGGFVTFGIDYHTIGYRTGEMAAQILQGEKKPSDFPVEYPPEIQLFINKQAAEEQNVEWNDEWDNTAQFVENE, translated from the coding sequence TTGAAGAAAGTAATTGGTTTAGCAATGTTAATTGCAATGGTACTATTATCAGCTTGTGGATCAAATAATGCTGCTGGCTCGGAAGGAGATAAAGAAAAAAGTGAAGATGCAGCAAAGAAAGAAACATACACAATAGGAGCCAGCCAAATCGTAGAGCATCCATCACTGGACGCAGCATACGAAGGGTTTCAGGCTGCTTTAAGGGAAGCTGGATTGGATGTTGAATATGATTTTCAAAGTGCGCAAGGTGACCAAAATAATGTGAAACCAATTTCAGATAATTTTGTTGCTGATCAGGTTGATCTTATCTTTGCAAATTCCACACCAAGTGCCTTAGGAGCATTGCAAGCAACGAAAGATATCCCAATTGTATTTACCTCGGTAACCGATGCAGTCGATGCAGGATTGGTTTCTTCCATGGATGAGCCTGGGGAGAATATTACGGGGGTTGTTGATCTGCACCCAGAACAAATTGATCAAACAATCGAATTTTTAAATAAAAACTTCGCTGGTGCAACAATAGGAATGTTATATAATGCTGGAGAACAGAATTCTGTTACCCAAATCGAGGCTGTTCGTAAAGCAGCAGAGGGTACAGATCTAAAAATAGAAGAGCGTACTGTAGCAAATTCTGCTGAGGTTCAACAGGCCGCTAATTCACTTGTTAGTGACATTGATGTATTTTATATCATTACTGATAATACAGTAGTATCTGCATTGGACAGTGTGGTAGGAGTTGCAAATGAACAGGATATCCCACTTATTGTTGGTGAACCGGATTCCTTAGCAAAAGGTGGCTTTGTCACTTTTGGTATTGACTATCATACAATAGGTTACCGGACAGGTGAAATGGCGGCACAAATTTTGCAGGGTGAAAAGAAACCAAGCGATTTCCCTGTTGAATATCCGCCTGAAATACAACTGTTTATTAATAAACAAGCAGCAGAAGAACAAAACGTAGAATGGAATGACGAATGGGATAACACAGCCCAATTTGTTGAAAATGAGTAG
- a CDS encoding thioesterase family protein, with product MTKSKVILEDKVREEWIDYNGHMNDAEYVRVFSWGVDRFMKLVGIDDTFRKENNYTIFTMETHVCYLAEMSLNEQLEVHLKIIDYDAKRVHVFFELYGADGKRAATSEQMLMGIDQTTGKASPFPEDVFKQVEELAVNHTPDENPKEVGRVIGIKRKK from the coding sequence ATGACAAAGTCTAAAGTAATCCTTGAAGATAAGGTTCGTGAGGAATGGATTGATTACAATGGTCATATGAACGATGCGGAGTATGTACGTGTGTTCAGTTGGGGCGTAGACCGGTTCATGAAATTAGTTGGGATCGATGATACGTTTCGCAAAGAGAATAATTATACGATTTTCACCATGGAAACACATGTATGTTATTTAGCAGAAATGAGCTTGAATGAACAGCTAGAGGTACATCTGAAAATAATTGATTATGATGCAAAGCGTGTCCATGTGTTTTTTGAATTATACGGAGCTGACGGTAAACGTGCTGCTACTTCAGAACAAATGTTGATGGGCATTGACCAGACAACAGGAAAGGCTTCCCCATTCCCTGAAGATGTGTTTAAGCAGGTGGAAGAACTTGCGGTAAATCATACACCTGACGAAAATCCGAAAGAAGTAGGAAGAGTTATTGGTATTAAACGAAAAAAATAA
- the gdhA gene encoding NADP-specific glutamate dehydrogenase, with amino-acid sequence MSLIKEKKVSDDKSSVENVENYLEGLYKRVLERNPNEGEFHQAVELIFQSLSPVLIKNPIYIEKGILEQLVEPERVITFRVPWVDDNGKVHVNRGFRVQFNSALGPYKGGLRFHPSVNLSIVKFLGLEQIFKNSLTGQPIGGGKGGADFDPKGKSDNEIMRFCRSFMTELAKYIGPDVDIPAGDIGVGAREIGYMFGQYKKIRGTFEAGVLTGKGLNYGGSLARKEATGYGTIYFVKEMLNSANLTLQDSTVVVSGSGNVSIYAMEKALEFGANVVACSDSSGYIYDPNGINLDTVKQIKEVESGRIADYVAIHPNAEFVDDCSKIWTVPCDIALPCATQNEIDEADAKLLIANGVKAVAEGANMPSTTEAIDLFLENDILFGPAKAANAGGVAVSSLEMAQNSMRMSWTFEEVDMKLQEIMQNIYQNCVAAAEEYGYPGNLVIGSDIAGFEKVANAMIEQGVV; translated from the coding sequence ATGAGTCTAATTAAAGAGAAAAAGGTTTCAGATGATAAATCAAGCGTAGAGAATGTAGAAAATTACTTAGAAGGACTTTATAAGCGTGTTCTTGAGCGAAATCCCAATGAGGGTGAGTTTCACCAGGCAGTTGAATTGATCTTCCAATCCCTCTCCCCTGTCCTCATTAAAAACCCTATCTATATTGAAAAAGGCATTTTGGAACAACTAGTTGAACCTGAGCGCGTAATTACCTTCCGTGTCCCATGGGTTGATGACAATGGGAAAGTCCATGTAAATCGTGGTTTTCGTGTTCAATTCAATAGTGCGCTGGGCCCTTATAAAGGTGGGCTTCGTTTTCACCCATCGGTCAATTTAAGTATTGTGAAATTCCTAGGTCTGGAGCAAATTTTTAAAAACTCACTAACCGGTCAGCCTATAGGTGGAGGTAAAGGTGGAGCTGATTTTGATCCAAAAGGAAAATCAGATAATGAAATTATGCGCTTCTGCCGCAGTTTCATGACCGAGCTTGCGAAGTATATCGGACCTGATGTTGATATCCCGGCTGGAGACATTGGCGTTGGCGCTAGAGAAATTGGTTATATGTTTGGCCAGTATAAGAAAATCCGCGGGACTTTTGAAGCTGGAGTACTAACAGGGAAGGGATTAAATTATGGCGGCAGTCTTGCCAGAAAAGAAGCGACCGGTTACGGCACCATTTATTTTGTAAAAGAAATGCTGAATAGTGCGAACCTGACTCTTCAAGATAGTACAGTTGTCGTTTCAGGATCTGGTAATGTGTCTATTTATGCAATGGAAAAAGCATTAGAATTCGGTGCAAATGTTGTTGCTTGCAGTGATTCCAGTGGATATATTTACGATCCGAATGGAATTAATCTGGATACAGTGAAGCAGATTAAAGAGGTGGAGAGTGGACGAATTGCCGATTATGTTGCAATTCATCCTAACGCTGAATTTGTAGATGATTGTTCTAAGATTTGGACTGTGCCTTGTGATATTGCTCTTCCGTGCGCAACACAGAATGAGATCGACGAAGCTGATGCAAAATTATTAATTGCTAATGGTGTTAAAGCCGTTGCAGAGGGGGCTAACATGCCTTCCACAACTGAAGCAATTGATTTATTCCTTGAGAACGATATTTTATTCGGACCTGCAAAAGCAGCTAATGCAGGAGGAGTAGCTGTTTCTTCTCTCGAGATGGCTCAGAATAGTATGAGAATGTCATGGACATTTGAAGAAGTAGATATGAAATTACAAGAAATCATGCAAAACATATACCAAAATTGTGTGGCAGCAGCCGAAGAATATGGCTATCCCGGCAACTTAGTTATCGGATCAGATATTGCCGGATTTGAAAAGGTTGCAAATGCTATGATTGAACAAGGTGTCGTATAA
- a CDS encoding flavodoxin — protein sequence MLIAYHTYSGNTEEVADHIAKQLYDKGFNVDTHLMGIDPPVDVSHYDFIFIGTFTWDRGSTPEEVKDFIWEIGYKPENVAVFGTGDTQFGGDELFCKAVDKLVQFYNSKWPGLKIEQSPRGYQEKRIYDWVEGVLEHVRSYAF from the coding sequence ATGCTAATTGCGTATCATACCTATAGTGGCAATACGGAAGAAGTTGCTGATCATATCGCGAAACAACTTTATGATAAAGGTTTTAATGTAGATACACATCTTATGGGTATAGATCCCCCTGTAGATGTCTCCCATTATGATTTTATCTTTATTGGAACATTTACCTGGGATAGGGGCAGTACGCCTGAAGAAGTGAAAGACTTTATATGGGAAATTGGCTACAAGCCTGAGAATGTTGCAGTTTTTGGTACGGGTGATACACAATTTGGCGGGGATGAATTGTTTTGTAAAGCAGTAGATAAACTGGTTCAATTTTATAATAGTAAATGGCCAGGGCTTAAAATTGAACAGTCTCCCCGGGGATATCAGGAAAAAAGAATTTATGACTGGGTGGAAGGAGTTTTAGAACATGTCAGAAGTTATGCTTTCTAA
- a CDS encoding GNAT family N-acetyltransferase has translation MNTQLKCKKAEIQDLHKMIELLADDELGRKRERFEDPLPESYIKAFNAIQGDPNNELILAVFAEEIVGVLQITFTPYLTYQGGWRATIEGVRTNKFLRGKGIGTQMIEWAIHLAKERGAHVVQLTTDKQRPEALEFYKRLGFRASHEGLKLHLG, from the coding sequence ATGAATACGCAACTCAAATGTAAAAAAGCAGAGATCCAGGACCTTCATAAAATGATTGAATTACTTGCAGATGATGAATTGGGAAGGAAGAGAGAAAGATTTGAGGATCCACTACCGGAAAGTTATATAAAAGCGTTTAATGCAATTCAAGGAGATCCAAATAATGAATTAATCCTAGCTGTTTTCGCTGAAGAAATAGTTGGGGTATTACAGATCACCTTCACACCTTACTTAACTTATCAGGGGGGATGGCGAGCGACGATAGAGGGTGTAAGAACTAATAAATTTTTACGAGGTAAGGGGATAGGAACTCAAATGATCGAATGGGCCATTCACCTTGCCAAAGAAAGAGGCGCCCATGTTGTACAGTTGACAACTGATAAACAGCGACCCGAAGCTTTGGAGTTTTATAAACGACTTGGATTTCGAGCTTCCCACGAAGGATTAAAGCTGCATTTAGGTTAA